A genome region from Rhodopseudomonas boonkerdii includes the following:
- a CDS encoding PaaI family thioesterase, which yields MVESDVRGLIEAAVGDGRHEFGSFFLSRFFGMEVAYGHDDCTVKFEVKPHAYNPQGSLHGGVLATALDISMGHLLHHQFGAGATIEMKVQYLASVRSGPVTCRATFLKKGRKTFFLQSLATDQSGEAIAHATSTWKLI from the coding sequence ATGGTTGAGAGCGATGTAAGAGGTCTCATCGAGGCGGCCGTCGGGGACGGCCGCCATGAGTTCGGTTCATTCTTCCTGTCCCGGTTTTTTGGAATGGAGGTGGCATACGGCCATGACGATTGCACCGTGAAGTTCGAGGTGAAACCCCATGCGTACAATCCGCAGGGGTCCCTCCATGGTGGCGTCCTTGCGACCGCTCTCGATATTTCGATGGGACATCTCTTGCATCACCAATTCGGTGCGGGTGCGACCATTGAGATGAAGGTTCAATACCTTGCATCAGTTCGTTCTGGACCGGTGACGTGTCGCGCGACCTTTCTCAAGAAGGGACGCAAGACCTTCTTCCTGCAATCCCTCGCCACCGATCAGTCAGGTGAGGCCATCGCGCATGCGACATCGACATGGAAATTGATATGA
- a CDS encoding haloacid dehalogenase type II, whose amino-acid sequence MSYEEIKNEVKVCMFDQYGTVVDMQGGLVKIATPFLKEKGWTGNPNSFVTWWRRTHFENSMIDALLHREHTPYREIGHRAVSQVLDRSGIKYTKDEVKYLVGEIEKLECFPEVPEALAKLQTKYKLVVLSNGDPDMLETAKKYHKVPFDKVISVAEANSFKPHRATYTKAAEILGLKPEQILFVANHAFDVIGAKSAGMRSAMINRRNRPFEQTPHQPDITVETMKDLADAIV is encoded by the coding sequence ATGAGCTACGAAGAAATCAAGAATGAAGTGAAAGTCTGCATGTTCGACCAGTACGGTACCGTGGTCGATATGCAGGGCGGCCTCGTCAAAATCGCGACTCCGTTTCTCAAGGAGAAGGGCTGGACGGGCAACCCGAACTCGTTCGTCACCTGGTGGCGCCGTACGCACTTCGAAAATTCGATGATCGACGCGCTACTTCACCGCGAACACACGCCGTATCGCGAAATCGGCCATCGTGCGGTCTCGCAGGTGCTGGACCGCTCGGGCATCAAGTACACCAAGGACGAGGTCAAGTATCTCGTCGGCGAGATCGAAAAGCTTGAGTGCTTCCCTGAAGTTCCGGAAGCTCTGGCGAAGCTCCAGACCAAGTACAAGCTCGTGGTCCTTTCCAACGGCGATCCGGACATGCTGGAAACCGCCAAGAAGTATCACAAGGTGCCGTTCGACAAAGTGATCTCGGTTGCCGAAGCGAATTCGTTCAAGCCGCACCGAGCTACCTACACCAAGGCCGCCGAGATCCTCGGCCTCAAGCCGGAGCAGATCCTCTTCGTTGCGAACCATGCGTTCGACGTGATCGGCGCCAAGTCGGCCGGTATGCGCAGCGCGATGATCAATCGTCGCAACCGTCCGTTCGAGCAGACGCCCCACCAGCCCGACATCACCGTTGAAACCATGAAGGATCTTGCGGATGCGATCGTCTGA
- a CDS encoding CaiB/BaiF CoA transferase family protein yields MRSSDNEPLSGVRVLDLCRVVSGPFATMHLGDLGADVVKIEDPRNGDESRRYGPPFVNGESSYFLSVNRNKRSCTVDLKSPAGRDAVLALTQKADVVIDNFRPGTLDRWGLSFDAMSKNNPRLLQCSISGFGRTGPDANRPGYDLILQGESGVMDITGDPVGPPMKVGTSIADLVTGLYASQAVLAALMKRERSGKGGRVDVSMLDAMASLLTFNAGMYFATGESPKRRGNVHPTISPYETFQASDGWINVGVANDKFWGLFCDVIDRKDLEKDPRFDQAPKRAANRAILVEFLHPIFLGKSREEWLGLLGKAGIPCGAIRTVGEVCEAPQLIERNMVQSVEHKVAGDVKFVARPIRFDDEAPADSTAPPLLGEHTFEVFENWLGWSRAQFDKLAEGGAFGPNRTEAAE; encoded by the coding sequence ATGCGATCGTCTGACAACGAGCCGCTCTCTGGCGTTCGAGTTCTTGATCTCTGCCGCGTGGTCTCCGGACCTTTTGCGACGATGCACCTCGGCGATCTCGGGGCGGACGTTGTCAAGATCGAGGATCCCCGTAACGGCGACGAAAGTCGCCGCTACGGCCCCCCATTCGTTAACGGTGAAAGTTCGTACTTCCTCTCCGTCAACCGCAACAAGAGAAGCTGCACCGTCGATCTCAAGTCGCCTGCGGGGCGCGACGCAGTATTGGCGCTTACTCAAAAGGCCGATGTCGTGATCGACAATTTCCGGCCGGGCACCCTCGATCGCTGGGGCCTCAGCTTTGACGCGATGAGCAAGAACAACCCGCGTCTACTCCAGTGCAGCATTTCCGGATTTGGACGGACCGGCCCCGACGCCAATCGCCCGGGATACGACCTGATCCTGCAGGGAGAATCCGGCGTCATGGACATCACAGGTGATCCTGTGGGGCCGCCGATGAAAGTCGGCACCTCGATCGCAGACCTTGTGACCGGTCTTTACGCGTCGCAGGCCGTTCTGGCCGCGCTCATGAAGCGCGAGCGGAGCGGGAAGGGCGGCCGCGTGGATGTATCCATGCTGGACGCTATGGCGTCACTGCTGACTTTCAACGCGGGCATGTACTTCGCGACCGGCGAAAGCCCGAAGCGACGCGGCAACGTCCATCCGACGATCAGCCCGTACGAGACCTTCCAGGCGAGCGACGGATGGATCAATGTCGGCGTGGCAAACGACAAATTTTGGGGCCTGTTCTGCGACGTGATCGATCGCAAGGATCTGGAAAAGGACCCGCGCTTCGATCAGGCCCCCAAACGTGCGGCGAACCGCGCGATTCTCGTCGAGTTTTTGCACCCGATTTTTCTTGGCAAGAGCCGCGAGGAATGGCTCGGACTTCTGGGCAAAGCCGGGATTCCGTGCGGTGCGATACGGACGGTCGGCGAGGTCTGTGAGGCTCCGCAGCTCATCGAGCGCAATATGGTCCAATCGGTCGAACACAAGGTTGCAGGAGACGTTAAATTCGTCGCCAGGCCGATCCGCTTCGACGACGAAGCCCCCGCGGATTCCACTGCGCCGCCGCTGCTCGGAGAGCATACGTTCGAAGTTTTCGAGAACTGGCTGGGATGGTCGAGGGCGCAATTCGACAAACTGGCCGAGGGCGGAGCTTTCGGCCCGAACAGGACCGAGGCCGCCGAATAG
- a CDS encoding alcohol dehydrogenase catalytic domain-containing protein, whose amino-acid sequence MKAVYFLGNRKLEVRDVPDPTPGPGDVIIEIKASGMCGSDLKYYRAADGAASIGLGKKSDKPIIAGHEPCGVVVEAGKGVRSPLARIGTRVMNHHYAGCGCCHQCRGGWTQMCDDGSTTFGANGDGAHAKFMRVPADSIIALPADLSFKAGAAISCGTGTAWGGLDRLGLRGNETIAIFGQGPVGLSGTQLAAAMGARVIALDIDEGRLQRAKEFGASEIIDCSASSPLRPNEGLHERRISGSS is encoded by the coding sequence ATGAAAGCGGTCTATTTTCTCGGAAATCGCAAACTCGAAGTGCGAGACGTGCCCGATCCGACTCCGGGACCCGGGGACGTCATCATCGAGATCAAGGCGTCCGGTATGTGCGGTAGTGATTTAAAATACTACCGCGCGGCCGACGGAGCGGCCTCCATCGGTCTGGGGAAGAAGTCGGACAAACCCATCATTGCCGGACACGAACCATGCGGCGTTGTTGTTGAGGCCGGTAAGGGCGTTCGGAGCCCATTGGCCAGGATCGGCACACGTGTGATGAACCATCATTACGCAGGCTGTGGGTGCTGCCACCAGTGCCGAGGCGGTTGGACCCAGATGTGCGACGACGGATCGACGACCTTTGGCGCGAACGGCGATGGCGCACATGCCAAGTTCATGCGCGTCCCCGCAGACTCGATCATTGCGCTCCCGGCGGATTTGTCCTTTAAGGCGGGCGCCGCCATTTCTTGCGGTACCGGCACGGCGTGGGGCGGTCTGGATCGCCTGGGACTACGTGGCAACGAGACCATCGCGATCTTCGGCCAAGGCCCGGTCGGGTTGAGCGGAACGCAACTCGCGGCGGCGATGGGTGCGCGAGTGATTGCGCTCGATATTGATGAGGGCAGGCTACAGCGAGCCAAGGAATTCGGAGCAAGCGAGATCATTGATTGTTCGGCGTCATCGCCTCTGAGACCAAATGAGGGACTTCACGAAAGGAGGATTTCTGGTTCATCGTAG
- a CDS encoding thiamine pyrophosphate-dependent enzyme has product MIKRRQAVSSILSDRADGIAVAGLGSPVYDVYAAGDHPLNFYNWGAMGSAVMVGLGLALAQPKRTVIVFTGDGEMLMGLGSLCTVAQHKPSNLHIVVLDNEQYAETGMQKTATGFGTDLSAVAAAVGFEHVRTLRDQNGIEDLQKSIQTSDHLTFTVLKIEAGDQPRTVPMRDGAAIAFRFRSALLGQAQAEG; this is encoded by the coding sequence ATGATCAAGCGTCGACAAGCCGTTTCATCTATACTTTCTGATCGCGCAGACGGGATTGCAGTCGCGGGCCTTGGCTCGCCGGTTTACGATGTGTATGCCGCAGGCGATCACCCGCTGAATTTTTACAATTGGGGAGCGATGGGATCTGCGGTGATGGTCGGTCTTGGCCTTGCATTGGCCCAGCCGAAGCGAACCGTCATCGTTTTCACCGGGGACGGCGAAATGCTGATGGGATTGGGTAGTCTTTGCACCGTCGCCCAGCACAAGCCATCAAACCTGCACATCGTTGTCCTCGACAACGAGCAGTATGCCGAAACGGGTATGCAGAAAACTGCGACCGGATTCGGCACTGATCTGTCGGCGGTAGCCGCGGCGGTCGGCTTCGAACATGTTCGGACGCTACGTGATCAGAATGGTATCGAGGATCTTCAAAAATCGATCCAGACGTCCGATCACCTCACCTTTACCGTGCTGAAAATCGAGGCAGGCGATCAGCCCCGGACTGTGCCGATGCGGGATGGTGCTGCCATCGCATTCCGCTTCAGATCCGCCCTACTCGGACAGGCCCAGGCCGAGGGCTAG
- a CDS encoding LysR family transcriptional regulator: MNLRSIDLNLLVALDALLSERHVTKASDKVGLSQPAMSNALSRLRGMFSDELLVRTATGMTPTPRALELVDPLRQLLRQVERVLESDAGFDPEATRRTFTMRMSDILACLLLPKLMAQSRNAPSIGYNVLHLPPAQTIDALERDEVDLAISMGLDHSNAIRSKELLRDRMVCIMRKSHPVARSKTISFEDFIAQEHMKVSMSPTDLRFVDDVLGEIGRERKIVLNVPHWLVVPHVLKKTNLIAVMPGQLAAVLMDADLKMFDVPFESAPFSWLMYWHRRYDQSNANRWLRNQVQAVCESFN; encoded by the coding sequence GTGAACCTGCGATCGATCGATCTGAACTTGCTGGTGGCGCTGGACGCTTTGCTGTCTGAGCGACATGTCACCAAAGCGTCCGACAAGGTCGGCCTCAGCCAACCGGCCATGAGCAACGCACTTAGCCGTCTGCGTGGGATGTTTTCGGACGAGCTCCTCGTGCGAACAGCGACAGGAATGACGCCTACGCCGCGAGCGCTCGAACTGGTCGATCCGCTTCGCCAACTCCTGCGGCAGGTTGAACGGGTTCTCGAAAGCGACGCGGGCTTCGATCCGGAAGCGACCAGACGAACCTTCACGATGCGGATGTCGGATATTCTGGCGTGCCTTCTGTTGCCGAAGCTCATGGCCCAGAGCCGGAATGCTCCGTCGATTGGATATAACGTCCTGCATCTGCCGCCAGCTCAGACGATCGACGCTCTCGAAAGAGATGAGGTTGATCTCGCAATCAGCATGGGGCTCGATCACTCCAATGCCATCCGATCCAAGGAGTTGCTGCGGGATCGCATGGTTTGCATCATGCGGAAGTCGCATCCCGTCGCGCGATCCAAAACCATCTCGTTCGAGGACTTCATTGCGCAGGAACATATGAAGGTCTCGATGAGCCCCACGGACCTGAGATTCGTCGATGACGTACTTGGCGAAATCGGTCGCGAGCGCAAAATCGTTCTCAATGTCCCTCACTGGCTCGTCGTTCCTCATGTGTTGAAGAAAACCAATTTGATTGCGGTGATGCCGGGCCAGCTTGCCGCTGTACTCATGGACGCGGATCTGAAGATGTTCGATGTCCCCTTCGAGTCCGCGCCCTTTTCGTGGTTGATGTACTGGCATCGCCGCTACGACCAGAGCAACGCAAACCGCTGGCTTCGCAATCAAGTCCAAGCGGTTTGCGAGAGCTTCAATTAA
- a CDS encoding zinc-binding dehydrogenase codes for MVSAVRDLTGGFGAECTMDCSGTAVARSAAIKSVRKWGRVVFLGEGGDVTIDVSNDMNRKQLSVFGSWTFSKNGQAACARFASERKLDIDSLFTHSWALQNADEAYRLFDTQTTGKGVLVP; via the coding sequence TTGGTATCTGCCGTCAGAGACCTGACGGGAGGTTTCGGTGCCGAATGTACGATGGATTGCTCCGGCACCGCCGTTGCCAGATCCGCGGCCATCAAATCCGTTCGGAAGTGGGGCCGTGTTGTTTTCCTTGGTGAAGGCGGCGACGTCACGATCGACGTCAGCAATGATATGAACAGAAAGCAGCTATCTGTTTTTGGAAGCTGGACGTTCAGCAAGAACGGGCAGGCTGCGTGCGCCCGCTTTGCTTCGGAGCGGAAACTGGACATCGACAGCCTGTTCACACATTCGTGGGCGCTCCAGAATGCGGACGAGGCTTATCGTCTATTCGATACCCAGACGACAGGGAAGGGCGTGTTGGTTCCTTGA
- a CDS encoding FAD-binding oxidoreductase, whose translation MEIDMRTVVEQLKELLGPQCITDPEIAQQYLSDWRGLVHGSAACVLRPSSTKALSQAVQICHAMGTAMVPQGGNTGLVGAATPDASGKQVLVTTGGLRTIRKVDNVDLSIVAEAGVTIADLQAAAEEADAHFSLSFASEGTATLGGALATNAGGISAVRYGSARDLLLGIEAVLPDGRIWDGLRSLRKDNAGYALKHLFAGSEGTLGFITAANMKLVPAPVVREIAFCALETEDDVLRLWVKLRSAADGNVRAIEYLSGPCIDLAKSHGLRSPVEAASHYVLIELTSSRQTDGLKDLLETFLADAISDGLVVDAAIAQNVDQQKQFWRLREDQTELQKKAGRDIKHDVSVPIAQVANLLKHGRSQLEKAFPEANVVPFGHVGDGNIHFNVIFPVDGELAPTSESMRAVNEIVYGTAIDLGGSFSAEHGIGQAKTELLQAHRSATELSLMRSLKVAFDPDLLMNPGKLLNLSQSN comes from the coding sequence ATGGAAATTGATATGAGAACGGTTGTCGAGCAGCTCAAGGAGCTTCTCGGACCGCAGTGCATTACCGATCCGGAGATCGCCCAACAGTATCTTTCCGATTGGCGCGGGTTGGTCCATGGCAGCGCGGCCTGCGTGCTTCGCCCGAGTTCAACCAAGGCGCTATCGCAAGCCGTTCAAATCTGTCACGCGATGGGGACGGCGATGGTCCCCCAAGGCGGCAACACCGGTTTGGTCGGAGCAGCGACTCCAGACGCTTCCGGAAAGCAGGTCCTTGTCACGACCGGGGGCCTGCGGACGATCCGCAAGGTGGACAATGTCGATCTGTCGATCGTGGCCGAAGCTGGAGTTACGATTGCCGATCTGCAAGCCGCCGCCGAGGAAGCAGATGCGCATTTTTCTCTATCGTTTGCCTCGGAGGGGACAGCGACCCTCGGAGGGGCGCTCGCAACGAATGCTGGCGGCATTTCGGCCGTTCGCTATGGAAGCGCTCGCGACCTTCTTCTGGGGATCGAGGCTGTCCTCCCGGACGGTCGCATATGGGACGGACTTCGCAGCCTGCGGAAAGACAACGCCGGGTACGCTTTGAAGCATCTGTTTGCGGGTTCGGAAGGCACGCTCGGCTTCATTACGGCGGCGAACATGAAGCTCGTGCCGGCGCCCGTCGTCAGGGAAATCGCATTCTGTGCCCTTGAGACCGAAGATGACGTTCTGCGTCTCTGGGTAAAGCTCCGGTCCGCAGCCGACGGGAACGTTCGCGCGATCGAATACCTGTCAGGTCCTTGCATTGATTTGGCGAAATCTCATGGTCTCCGCTCGCCCGTGGAGGCCGCATCCCACTATGTATTGATAGAACTGACGTCATCCCGGCAAACGGACGGCTTGAAAGATTTGCTCGAAACCTTCCTTGCTGATGCCATCTCGGACGGTCTGGTCGTTGACGCCGCCATTGCTCAGAACGTGGATCAGCAGAAGCAGTTCTGGCGGTTGCGCGAAGACCAGACCGAACTTCAGAAGAAAGCCGGGCGAGATATCAAGCACGATGTGTCTGTGCCAATCGCGCAGGTCGCTAATCTACTCAAGCATGGTCGATCACAGCTCGAGAAGGCTTTTCCGGAGGCGAACGTCGTACCTTTCGGGCACGTCGGCGACGGCAACATCCATTTCAATGTCATTTTCCCGGTAGATGGAGAGCTTGCGCCGACCTCGGAAAGTATGCGGGCCGTGAACGAGATCGTGTACGGGACGGCCATTGACCTCGGCGGATCGTTCTCTGCGGAGCACGGCATCGGTCAGGCTAAAACCGAACTCCTTCAAGCCCATCGCTCGGCGACCGAGCTTAGTCTCATGCGGAGCCTGAAGGTGGCGTTTGATCCGGATCTGCTGATGAACCCCGGCAAGTTGTTGAACCTCTCGCAATCGAACTGA
- a CDS encoding IS3 family transposase (programmed frameshift), whose amino-acid sequence MKQKSELGKAPAEQVLKDIRRQTRRQYSAEEKIRIVLEGLRGEENISELCRREGIAASMYYGWSKEFLEAGKRRLAGDTARSATSGEVKDLRREASELKEVVADLTLENRLLKKKHERGWGKRGMRYPASEKSEIIALVEQSHLPARRTLEKLGIPRATFYRWYDRYREGGIEALADHRSKPDRVWNRIPDDVRGQIVDLALEHPELSPRELAVRFTDERKYFVSEASVYRLLKAHDLITSPAYVVIKAANEFKDKTTAINQLWQTDFTYLKITGWGWYYLSTVLDDFSRYIVAWRLGPTMCASDVTATLDQALAASGLDHVNIKQRPRLLSDNGSSYVAEDLATWLKGKDMQHVRGAPYHPQTQGKIERWHQTLKNRILLENYHLPRDLERQVSGFVEHYNHHRYHESIDNLTPADVYFGRAETILTERARIKRETIANRRLQHRLQAA is encoded by the exons ATGAAGCAGAAATCCGAACTGGGCAAAGCGCCCGCAGAACAAGTGCTAAAAGATATCCGGCGGCAGACGCGTCGGCAGTATTCGGCGGAAGAGAAGATCCGTATCGTGCTGGAAGGACTGCGCGGCGAGGAGAACATCTCCGAGCTGTGCCGCCGCGAAGGCATTGCCGCCTCGATGTATTACGGTTGGTCGAAGGAGTTTCTGGAGGCCGGCAAACGCCGCCTGGCGGGTGACACGGCCCGTTCCGCCACGTCCGGTGAGGTGAAAGACCTTCGCCGCGAAGCCTCCGAATTGAAGGAGGTGGTGGCCGACCTGACCCTGGAGAACCGCCTGCTCA AAAAAAAGCATGAACGGGGCTGGGGAAAACGAGGCATGAGGTATCCAGCATCCGAGAAATCCGAAATAATCGCGCTGGTCGAGCAATCGCATCTGCCTGCCAGGCGCACGTTGGAAAAGCTCGGCATCCCGCGAGCCACCTTTTATAGATGGTACGATCGCTATCGCGAGGGTGGCATCGAGGCGCTGGCCGATCACCGCTCCAAGCCGGACCGGGTCTGGAATCGCATCCCGGACGATGTCCGCGGTCAGATCGTCGATCTGGCACTGGAACACCCCGAGCTGTCGCCGCGAGAGCTGGCGGTGCGCTTCACCGACGAGAGAAAATACTTTGTCTCCGAGGCTTCGGTCTATCGGCTGCTGAAGGCGCACGACCTGATCACCAGCCCCGCCTATGTGGTGATCAAGGCGGCTAATGAGTTCAAGGACAAGACCACGGCGATCAACCAGCTTTGGCAGACCGACTTCACCTACCTCAAGATCACTGGCTGGGGCTGGTACTATCTATCGACGGTGCTCGACGACTTCTCTCGTTACATTGTGGCCTGGAGGCTTGGTCCCACCATGTGCGCCTCCGACGTCACGGCCACGCTCGATCAGGCGCTTGCCGCCTCAGGCCTGGACCACGTCAATATAAAGCAGCGGCCACGGCTTCTGAGCGACAACGGATCAAGTTACGTCGCGGAAGATCTGGCCACCTGGCTCAAGGGCAAGGATATGCAGCATGTGCGCGGTGCGCCGTATCATCCCCAGACCCAAGGCAAGATCGAGCGCTGGCATCAGACCTTGAAGAACCGCATCCTGCTCGAGAATTACCATTTACCGAGGGACCTCGAACGTCAGGTCAGCGGCTTCGTCGAACACTACAACCATCACCGCTATCATGAGAGCATCGACAACCTCACGCCTGCGGATGTTTACTTCGGCCGAGCCGAAACCATCCTGACTGAGCGTGCGCGCATCAAACGTGAAACCATTGCAAACCGCCGCTTGCAGCATCGATTGCAAGCCGCTTAA